Proteins from a genomic interval of Trueperaceae bacterium:
- a CDS encoding branched-chain amino acid ABC transporter permease, whose protein sequence is MDLALLPQAIVSGVLASGLYALVSVGLALAIGVIGIVNFAHGEFFMVGAFLAYQLFVSFGFDPLLSLLFVAPALAVIGALIYLSSIRFVLKAPELNQMLLTFGLGIILQNLALLIWGGDPRTIANVPYRSLGFQFGGVSVGAVPLGSFVISLVLVLALYWVLAATPLGRAMRAVAQNRIGAGLVGLEVNRVYLVAFALSALLAGMGGVMIAVIQSPTPTVGLAFTLKAFAIVVLAGLGNIRGIVAASLTVALAESLVATLVPNGDALRNMVFFAIIFIVLVWRSRRTA, encoded by the coding sequence ATGGACCTCGCACTCCTACCGCAAGCCATCGTCTCGGGCGTGCTCGCCTCCGGCCTGTACGCGCTCGTGTCGGTCGGGTTGGCGCTCGCCATCGGCGTGATCGGCATCGTCAACTTCGCCCACGGCGAGTTCTTCATGGTGGGAGCGTTCCTCGCCTACCAGCTCTTCGTGAGCTTCGGCTTCGACCCGTTGCTCTCGCTCCTCTTCGTGGCGCCCGCCCTCGCGGTCATCGGCGCGTTGATCTACCTATCTTCCATCCGCTTCGTGCTGAAGGCGCCCGAGCTCAACCAGATGCTCCTGACCTTCGGCCTGGGCATCATCTTGCAGAACTTGGCGCTCCTCATCTGGGGCGGCGACCCGCGCACCATCGCCAACGTGCCGTACCGCTCGCTCGGGTTCCAGTTCGGTGGCGTCAGCGTGGGCGCCGTGCCGCTCGGCAGCTTCGTGATCTCGCTCGTGCTCGTCCTGGCCCTCTACTGGGTCCTGGCGGCCACCCCGCTCGGCCGCGCCATGCGCGCGGTGGCCCAGAACCGCATCGGCGCGGGCCTGGTCGGCCTCGAGGTGAACCGCGTCTACCTCGTGGCGTTCGCGTTGTCGGCCCTGCTCGCGGGCATGGGCGGGGTGATGATAGCCGTCATACAGTCGCCGACCCCCACGGTGGGCCTCGCGTTCACGCTCAAGGCCTTCGCCATCGTGGTGCTTGCCGGCCTCGGCAACATCCGCGGCATCGTGGCGGCGTCCCTGACCGTGGCGCTCGCCGAGTCTCTCGTCGCCACGCTCGTGCCCAACGGCGACGCGCTGAGGAACATGGTGTTCTTCGCCATCATCTTCATCGTCTTAGTGTGGCGCTCGCGGAGGACGGCGTGA
- a CDS encoding ABC transporter substrate-binding protein, with translation MKRILATLVVALLAVAAAQGVTIGILSPLSGGAAGTGQAQKAGFELALAQINAAGGVLGQPLKLVIEDTKADPATAVAAFEKLMTEDNVEFIAGGYSSGVTLALVESFRTFQPIVSWIGGAVSGIGIDGFDGIEELLGKEEWFFHVHPWDYQNTEASTGFMASTGVKSVALLHEDSAFGGPGAAAAAGLLEDAGIDVPLVEAFKSTLTGGNGDFRAAIAKAAASGADALFWIGYDSDVVPLTSQIREMNYVPQYIFGAPPGWPSEFDAAPEAQCVTGLIGYLPNLPNPEAKTFLNEYVAMHGKAPDNYMAALAYAQLWSYADAINAAGTTDQAAVIAALQSGTFPSPMGEWSFKPSVIALHQGFGAEMWNVFQFQDGVRELVWPAARATAPLVSCR, from the coding sequence ATGAAGCGCATACTCGCAACCCTGGTCGTGGCCCTCCTGGCCGTCGCGGCCGCGCAGGGCGTGACCATCGGCATCCTGTCGCCCCTCTCCGGGGGCGCGGCCGGCACCGGTCAGGCCCAGAAGGCGGGCTTCGAGCTCGCCCTCGCCCAGATCAACGCGGCCGGCGGCGTGCTCGGCCAGCCCCTCAAGCTCGTCATCGAGGACACCAAGGCCGACCCCGCCACGGCGGTCGCCGCCTTCGAGAAGCTGATGACGGAGGACAACGTTGAGTTCATCGCCGGCGGCTACTCCTCCGGCGTCACGCTCGCGCTGGTCGAGTCGTTCCGCACCTTCCAGCCGATCGTGTCGTGGATCGGCGGGGCCGTGTCGGGCATCGGCATCGACGGCTTCGACGGCATCGAGGAGCTCCTCGGCAAGGAGGAGTGGTTCTTCCACGTGCACCCGTGGGACTACCAGAACACCGAGGCGTCCACCGGGTTCATGGCCAGCACGGGCGTGAAGAGCGTGGCGCTCCTGCACGAGGACTCCGCCTTCGGCGGGCCCGGCGCGGCCGCGGCTGCCGGTCTCCTGGAAGACGCGGGCATCGACGTGCCCCTCGTCGAGGCGTTCAAGTCGACCCTCACTGGCGGCAACGGCGACTTCCGCGCCGCCATCGCCAAGGCGGCCGCCAGCGGCGCCGACGCTCTCTTCTGGATCGGCTACGACTCCGACGTGGTCCCCCTCACCAGCCAGATCCGCGAGATGAACTACGTCCCGCAGTACATCTTCGGCGCCCCTCCGGGCTGGCCCAGCGAGTTCGACGCCGCCCCCGAGGCGCAGTGCGTGACGGGCCTCATCGGCTACCTCCCCAACCTCCCCAACCCCGAGGCGAAGACGTTCCTGAACGAGTACGTCGCCATGCACGGCAAGGCGCCGGACAACTACATGGCCGCCCTCGCCTACGCCCAGCTGTGGAGCTACGCCGACGCCATCAACGCGGCCGGCACCACCGATCAGGCCGCCGTCATCGCGGCCCTGCAGTCGGGCACCTTCCCCTCCCCCATGGGCGAGTGGAGCTTCAAGCCGTCCGTCATCGCCCTACACCAGGGCTTCGGCGCCGAGATGTGGAACGTCTTCCAGTTCCAGGACGGCGTCCGCGAGCTCGTCTGGCCCGCCGCGCGAGCCACCGCCCCCCTCGTGAGCTGCCGCTGA
- a CDS encoding alpha/beta fold hydrolase has translation MTTANLTVNVDRPGRPGHAAELTLGYARAGAGAPVLLIHGNFASHLWWKEQLEEPPEGLLLLAPDLPNFRRSSPLPAGWPTGEWVYAWADAMAAFLGGLGVSRAGVVGHSLGGAVAQALAVRHPELVTALLLVDAAPPFGYVTPEEHYLALAAMRTDRRLLHDSLAAVTPTRLPAYFPALVDDALAMAPAAYEGNSRALAAYDLGAATTAVTVPVVVLHGAKDALIDAEAAAVTAGAYRDAELITWQDVGHAPPLEAPARFRALLAQTFGRGPESGGTA, from the coding sequence GTGACCACGGCGAACCTCACGGTCAACGTGGACAGGCCCGGTCGGCCGGGCCACGCGGCGGAGCTGACGCTCGGCTACGCCCGCGCCGGCGCGGGCGCGCCGGTGCTCCTCATCCACGGGAACTTCGCCTCACACCTGTGGTGGAAGGAGCAGCTCGAGGAGCCGCCCGAGGGGCTCCTCCTGCTCGCGCCCGACCTGCCCAACTTCAGGCGCTCGAGCCCGCTGCCGGCGGGGTGGCCCACTGGCGAGTGGGTCTACGCCTGGGCCGACGCCATGGCGGCCTTCCTGGGCGGCCTCGGCGTGAGCCGCGCGGGCGTGGTGGGGCATAGCCTCGGCGGCGCGGTGGCGCAGGCGCTGGCCGTGCGCCACCCCGAGCTCGTGACCGCGCTCCTGCTCGTGGACGCCGCACCCCCGTTCGGCTACGTGACCCCGGAGGAGCACTACCTGGCCCTCGCGGCCATGCGCACCGACCGCCGGCTCCTGCACGATTCGCTGGCGGCCGTCACACCCACGCGCCTCCCCGCCTACTTCCCGGCGCTGGTCGACGACGCCCTCGCCATGGCTCCAGCCGCCTACGAGGGCAACTCCCGCGCGCTCGCCGCGTACGACCTCGGCGCCGCCACGACCGCCGTGACCGTCCCGGTCGTGGTGCTGCACGGCGCCAAGGACGCCCTCATCGACGCGGAGGCCGCCGCCGTGACGGCCGGGGCCTACCGGGACGCTGAGTTGATCACCTGGCAAGACGTGGGGCACGCACCGCCCCTCGAAGCGCCCGCGCGGTTCCGCGCCCTCCTGGCCCAGACGTTCGGACGGGGCCCCGAGTCAGGGGGGACCGCATGA
- a CDS encoding AMP-binding protein, with amino-acid sequence MILDVAARRADLTPQRDALWWRGRWYTYAELNERADRAAAHLAELGVGKGDRVAIAANNHLGHLDLILATAKLGFVYTPLNVRLAQRELRELGAYLRPSAVLHDAENAAAAAATAEGAALAEGASGPALIDLAAWDESVTARGKAAPRLAPPRLSPEDPQMILLTGGTTGLPKGAMLPYRQVFYNAVNTVFSWGLTDADVAVQATPCYHAAVNVLTTPLYQLGGRTILQSRFDPVEYLRLVEELGVTILFLVPTMYAMLAADPSFAERDLSRVRWAISGGAACPEPVRRAFAGRGVRFRQGYGLTEAGVNCFSITLEQAEARPESVGKPLLHAEAAVRREDGTPCAPGEVGELTLRGPHVFSGYFERPEATADALRGGWLWTGDLAATDEDGFFTIRGRRKEMFISGGENVFPSEVESCLYDHPAVAECAVLGVEDERWGEVGLAVVVLRPGLVATPEELSRHMRERLARYKVPKHVEVATELPKSGAGKILKTALRQRFEAEHGAKAAGGDA; translated from the coding sequence GTGATCCTCGACGTCGCCGCCCGCCGCGCGGACCTCACGCCGCAGCGCGACGCCCTCTGGTGGCGGGGTCGCTGGTACACGTACGCCGAGCTGAACGAGCGGGCCGACCGCGCCGCGGCTCACCTCGCCGAGCTTGGGGTCGGCAAGGGCGACCGCGTGGCCATCGCTGCCAACAACCACTTGGGCCACTTGGACCTCATCCTCGCCACCGCCAAGCTCGGCTTCGTCTACACGCCGCTCAACGTGCGTCTCGCACAGCGCGAGCTGCGCGAGCTGGGCGCCTACCTGCGGCCCAGCGCGGTGCTCCACGATGCGGAGAACGCGGCGGCTGCGGCCGCGACCGCCGAGGGGGCCGCTCTCGCCGAGGGCGCGAGCGGCCCGGCCCTCATCGACCTGGCCGCCTGGGACGAGAGCGTGACCGCCCGCGGGAAAGCCGCCCCGCGGCTCGCCCCGCCGAGGCTGAGCCCCGAGGACCCGCAGATGATCCTCCTCACGGGTGGCACCACCGGACTGCCCAAGGGGGCCATGCTGCCGTACCGGCAGGTCTTCTACAACGCCGTCAACACCGTGTTCTCCTGGGGCCTCACGGACGCCGACGTGGCGGTGCAGGCCACCCCCTGCTACCACGCCGCCGTCAACGTCCTCACCACGCCCCTCTACCAGCTGGGCGGCCGGACCATCCTCCAGAGCAGGTTCGACCCGGTCGAGTACCTGCGGCTGGTGGAGGAGCTCGGCGTGACCATCCTCTTCCTCGTGCCGACCATGTACGCCATGCTGGCCGCCGACCCGAGCTTCGCCGAGCGCGACCTCTCGCGCGTGCGCTGGGCCATCTCGGGCGGCGCCGCCTGCCCCGAGCCCGTGCGGCGCGCCTTCGCCGGGCGCGGCGTGCGCTTCAGGCAGGGCTACGGGCTGACCGAGGCGGGCGTCAACTGCTTCTCCATCACGCTCGAGCAGGCGGAGGCGCGGCCCGAGTCCGTCGGCAAGCCCCTCCTGCACGCCGAGGCCGCCGTGAGGCGCGAGGACGGCACGCCCTGCGCGCCGGGCGAGGTCGGCGAACTCACCCTGCGAGGGCCCCACGTGTTCAGCGGCTACTTCGAACGGCCCGAGGCCACCGCCGACGCCCTGAGGGGCGGCTGGCTGTGGACCGGCGACCTGGCGGCCACCGACGAGGACGGCTTCTTCACCATCAGGGGGCGGCGCAAAGAGATGTTCATCTCGGGGGGCGAGAACGTGTTCCCGAGCGAGGTCGAGAGCTGCCTCTACGACCACCCCGCCGTGGCCGAGTGCGCCGTGCTCGGCGTGGAGGACGAGCGCTGGGGCGAGGTGGGGTTGGCGGTCGTGGTGCTGCGCCCCGGACTCGTCGCCACCCCCGAGGAGCTGTCGCGGCACATGCGCGAGCGGCTGGCGCGCTACAAGGTGCCCAAGCACGTGGAGGTGGCGACCGAGCTGCCCAAGAGCGGCGCGGGCAAGATCCTCAAGACCGCTCTCAGGCAGCGGTTCGAGGCAGAGCACGGCGCGAAGGCCGCGGGAGGTGACGCGTGA
- a CDS encoding 3-oxoacyl-ACP synthase — protein sequence MSAPSRTSVGVTGLATYVPAGRLSAADLATATGLPEWVVRDKLGIEERVLPGPDDHPVAMGVTAGERALADAGVRPEDVDVVISMTEEYKEYPVWTAGIKLAYDVGARNAYAYDVGQKCGTAVLALKQAKDLLLADESVNVVLVAGGYRNSDLIDLTDPDVRFMYNLGAGAGAAVVQHGAGHRLLGSSIITDGSFSLDVLVPVGGTKAPLTPANVSDYRLRVPDPAGMKERLEHASLANFVRVVREALERSGAEPADLAYLAMLHVKRSAHDYLLRELGLAPEQSTYLSRYGHLGQVDQILSLELARASGRLRPGDLAVAVAAGVGYVWNAVALRWSEEGAA from the coding sequence GTGAGCGCTCCCTCGCGGACGAGCGTCGGGGTCACCGGTCTCGCCACCTACGTGCCGGCGGGCCGCCTCAGCGCCGCCGACCTCGCCACCGCCACCGGCCTCCCCGAGTGGGTGGTGCGCGACAAGCTCGGCATCGAGGAGCGCGTGCTGCCAGGACCGGACGACCATCCCGTGGCCATGGGGGTCACCGCCGGCGAGCGCGCCCTGGCCGACGCGGGCGTGCGGCCCGAGGACGTGGACGTCGTCATCTCCATGACGGAGGAGTACAAGGAGTACCCGGTCTGGACGGCCGGCATCAAGCTCGCCTACGACGTGGGCGCCCGCAACGCCTACGCCTACGACGTCGGGCAGAAGTGCGGCACGGCGGTCCTCGCCCTCAAGCAGGCCAAGGACCTCCTGCTGGCCGACGAGAGCGTGAACGTGGTGCTGGTGGCCGGCGGCTACCGCAACTCCGACCTGATCGACCTGACCGACCCCGACGTGCGCTTCATGTACAACCTGGGCGCCGGCGCCGGGGCGGCCGTCGTGCAGCACGGCGCCGGGCACCGCCTGCTGGGCTCGAGCATCATCACGGACGGCAGCTTCTCGCTCGACGTGCTCGTGCCCGTGGGCGGCACGAAGGCGCCCCTCACTCCCGCCAACGTGAGCGACTACCGTCTGCGCGTCCCCGACCCCGCCGGCATGAAGGAGCGCCTGGAGCACGCCAGCCTGGCCAACTTCGTGCGCGTGGTCAGGGAGGCGCTGGAGCGCAGCGGCGCCGAGCCGGCGGACCTCGCCTACCTCGCCATGCTCCACGTGAAACGCAGCGCTCACGACTACCTGTTGCGCGAGTTGGGCCTGGCGCCAGAGCAGAGCACCTACCTGAGCCGCTACGGCCACCTCGGACAGGTGGACCAGATCCTGTCGCTCGAGCTGGCCCGCGCGAGCGGCCGCCTGCGGCCCGGCGACCTGGCCGTGGCCGTTGCCGCGGGCGTGGGCTACGTGTGGAACGCCGTGGCGCTCCGCTGGAGCGAGGAGGGCGCGGCGTGA
- a CDS encoding TetR/AcrR family transcriptional regulator — MSALPRPTTARGEATRRKLLDAAETEFGQNGYVATSVSDITRRAGVAQGTFYLYFPAKVDALRELVLDMGRQLRHALSEATAGAADRLEVERLGLEAFIRFALTHQNLYRVVMESQFVDETIYREYYQTLADAYTVNLQRAQATGEVRRSDAGAQAWALMGVAHFLGLRYAIWRREAPPAEVLAATFELVAHGLAPEPEAAP; from the coding sequence TTGAGCGCACTCCCCCGCCCGACCACAGCGCGCGGCGAAGCGACCCGCCGCAAGCTGCTCGACGCCGCCGAGACGGAGTTCGGTCAGAACGGCTACGTGGCCACCTCCGTCTCCGACATCACGCGGCGGGCGGGCGTGGCGCAGGGCACCTTCTACCTCTACTTCCCCGCCAAGGTCGACGCCCTGCGCGAGCTCGTCCTCGACATGGGCAGGCAGCTCAGGCACGCCCTCAGCGAGGCCACGGCCGGTGCCGCCGACCGCCTCGAGGTGGAGCGCCTGGGCCTCGAGGCGTTCATCCGCTTCGCCCTGACGCACCAGAACCTCTACCGGGTCGTCATGGAGTCGCAGTTCGTCGACGAGACCATCTACCGCGAGTACTACCAGACGCTCGCCGACGCCTACACGGTCAACCTCCAGCGCGCCCAGGCGACCGGCGAGGTGAGGCGCTCCGACGCCGGCGCCCAGGCGTGGGCGCTCATGGGCGTGGCGCACTTCCTCGGCCTCAGGTACGCCATCTGGCGCCGCGAGGCGCCGCCCGCCGAGGTCCTGGCCGCCACGTTCGAGCTCGTCGCGCACGGGCTGGCGCCCGAGCCGGAGGCGGCGCCGTGA